A single Aspergillus puulaauensis MK2 DNA, chromosome 7, nearly complete sequence DNA region contains:
- a CDS encoding uncharacterized protein (COG:G;~EggNog:ENOG410QDI8;~InterPro:IPR011701,IPR036259;~PFAM:PF07690;~TransMembrane:12 (i80-97o120-138i150-169o181-201i213-232o244-266i314-331o351-369i381-399o405-425i437-454o466-488i);~go_function: GO:0022857 - transmembrane transporter activity [Evidence IEA];~go_process: GO:0055085 - transmembrane transport [Evidence IEA]): protein MSPSHPSLPSGIELQEQGNPDTDTKKPLEGHIEDVSEFQKPQPTEGTYISPEEIQARFDLLRDLSPDQMAMLNKRVLKKIDWHMMPCVTLMFLMNYLDRINVSNARLAGLQSDLHMSDTIWNAGISTFYVGYLVGQLPGNLLMAKSNPRWFLPSMMLMWSAGTICMPAMTNGVGFCVVRFFIGLAEAPFFPALTLLTSSWYTKEESPIRMAIWHAGNTISNIISGFLAAGILENMEGVGGLHAWQWFFLIEGIASIVVAVGSFAFLPEWPHNTRFMSEEESEMAKYRVLLSNGGRDETVGGTWDGLKDAVKDPFTWFFCLMHFALVTAQSFKDFLPSIIKTFGFDTMTTYLVQAPPYAIAYIFACATAWSCGRLQESTWHIVIPIIISAGGCSILISTLNVGARYFGIILLICGTYSGLNLQLSWETTVVPSPRAKKAALIAIANCISQSSHWFSPYFYPTSQEPFYRMGGGLVLMGCALVAVSAFAVNWRGRRLNKRLDETEGWSLHSGNERGWRYKL, encoded by the exons ATGTCCCCATCACACCCTTCTCTCCCGTCTGGCATAGAGCTTCAAGAACAAGGTAACCCGGACACGGACACCAAAAAGCCATTGGAGGGGCATATTGAAGATGTCTCAGAATTCCAAAAGCCACAGCCCACTGAGGGTACCTATATCTCTCCTGAAGAGATACAGGCGCGGTTCGATCTGTTGCGCGACCTCAGCCCAGACCAGATGGCCATGCTCAATAAGCGTGTTCTGAAGAAGATAGATTGGCACATGATGCCTTGTGTCACTTTGATGTTCCTGATGAA CTATCTTGATCGTATTAATGTCTCCAATGCGCGTCTAGCAGGACTGCAAAGTGACTTGCATATGAGTGATACCATTTGGAATGCAGGGATATCGACATTCTATGTCGGCTATCTTGTTGGCCAACTTCCCGGGAATTTACTTATGGCTAAATCGAATCCACGCTGGTTTCTTCCAAGTATGATGCTTATGTGGAGCGCCGGGACCATTTGCATGCCAGCGATGACCAA CGGTGTGGGATTCTGTGTAGTTCGATTCTTTATTGGTCTGGCCGAGGCCCCCTTTTTCCCTGCTCTCACCCTAC TAACATCTTCCTGGTATACCAAGGAAGAGTCACCTATACGAATGGCCATATGGCACGCCGGTAATACCATTTCCAATATCATATCGGGATTCCTAGCCGCCGGTATCCTCGAAAATATGGAAGGTGTTGGCGGCTTGCACGCTTGGCAATGGTTCTTCCTAATCGAGGGTATAGCATCTATTGTTGTTGCAGTCGGCTCTTTTGCTTTCTTGCCTGAGTGGCCACATAATACTCGTTTTATGTCggaggaagaaagcgagaTGGCCAAGTACCGTGTGCTTCTGTCCAACGGCGGGCGCGACGAAACCGTTGGGGGAACATGGGATGGATTGAAAGATGCAGTCAAGGATCCTTTTACCTGGTTCTTTTGCCTCATGCACTTTGCACTGGTTACTGCACAGAGCTTCAAAGATTTTCTCCCGTCG ATAATAAAAACGTTTGGATTCGACACAATGACCACATACCTAGTTCAAGCCCCTCCATATGCCATTGCCTACATCTTCGCTTGCGCTACAGCGTGGTCCTGCGGCAGACTCCAGGAATCTACCTGGCACATTGTCATACCAATCATAATCTCCGCTGGAGGCtgcagcatcctcatcagcaCGCTCAACGTCGGAGCGCGGTATTTTGGAATCATCCTGCTAATCTGCGGTACGTACAGTGGGCTCAATCTACAACTGTCCTGGGAAACAACGGTGGTTCCGTCGCCTCGAGCAAAAAAGGCCGCCCtgattgccattgccaactGTATCAGTCAGTCGAGCCACTGGTTCAGTCCGTACTTTTATCCAACAAGCCAGGAGCCTTTCTATCGTATGGGTGGCGGCTTGGTACTAATGGGCTGTGCACTTGTGGCAGTCTCTGCCTTTGCGGTCAATTGGCGAGGCAGGCGGCTCAACAAGAGACTAGATGAGACTGAGGGGTGGTCGCTCCACTCGGGCAACGAAAGGGGGTGGAGGTACAAACTATAA